From the Aquarana catesbeiana isolate 2022-GZ linkage group LG10, ASM4218655v1, whole genome shotgun sequence genome, the window gtcagcagctacaaaaagtgtaactgatgacttttattaatcggacactcacctgtcccacggtccagcgatgcgggtgtacaagtcccgctcctctccccctcctctctgcggcgccagcattgtcactgtgggcgcccggctgtggcttcacacctggacatgcactgcacatgcgcgaaccgTGCTGCAccctgtgactggccaggcaatcatctgggacctgtgacgtgtcccagatgattgccgagagggagagggGAACTTCCTTCCAGCACCGcggtgccccaggaggaagtgggagctggatccctctaaaaagagagtatccgctcccccccccccaaaaaaaaatgacatgccaaatgtggcatgtcagggggtcaccttcacttaaagcggaagtgccatttttgggtggaacgccactttaaggaGTAAAATGTTCCATAGGGCAACCAACTGTAACGTGTTTTCATCACGAGATAACCTTACTCATAGCTCATAGTAAGCTATGAGTAAGGTCATCTTTTGACAGAAACCCATTAGCGTTGGTTACTCTATGGGACATTTTACTCCTTAATTGGTAAAGAAGAAGCTTTTATACTCACCTTTTTGAAGACATGCCGTCATGATTTGAGATTTATGAGAGGCCTTCAGTATAGCAAAATAAGTACAGTTTTTTGACTTTTCACTATTCTGGAACAGGAAGGATTATTATTACTTTTCCAAGTTTTACATAAACCAGCGTATCTTATATTTTGTACCTGAAGCAGAACATTTTTATAAAGGTTGTTTTTATCTCTTGGTTTCGTAATGAGTATATTAGGGGATTTAAAGATGGGGTGATGACTGTGTACAGTAGGGAGAGAATTTTAAGTGCAGTGACAGAGTTCCCGGACGATGGAATTAGATATATAGACATGAGAGATAAGTAAAATATACAGACAACTGTCAGGTGGGAACTGCAGGTTGAGAATGCCTTCTGCCTTCCAGTTCCATTGGGGATCTTAACAATCACAATGGAAATGCAGATGTAACTGATAATAATCAAGATAAATGGTAAAAGGGTCACCGGCGCTGTTAGGATGAGATCCACAATCTGTAACAAGCGAGTATCGGAGCAAGAGAGACGGAGGATGGGTACATAGTCACAGAAGAAATGATCAATGATGTTTGGCCCACAGAAATGCAGGTTGGACATTAACAGTGCTATGGTTAAAGTGATAGCAAAACTTAGAACCCAGGACCAAGCAACTAGGTGTTGTTTCAACTTTGTGCCCATCACTGGCAGGTAAGACAATGGATCACAGATAGCTAGGTATCGGTCGTAAGACATGACGGTGAGCAGAAGACATTCAGTTCCAGTGGAAGCTCCAAAGAGTTGGAATTGGGTAATGCATTCGATAAATGGCATTGTGCGCCCTTCCTCCAAGATGATGTGCAATAGATTTGGCACGATGTCCGAGGTGAGCATCATATCCGAAAAGGACAGATGGCAAAGGAAAAAGTACATCGGTGAGTGTAAGAGTTGGCTGGTGAGTATGAGTATAATTATTGTTATGTTCCCTAGCAAAGTCATTACATAGACCAACAAACATAGTACAAACAAAATTACTCGGAACCCACCGAGACTCCCGAAACCAAGGAGAAGGAATTCTGTGACCCCAGTCTGGTTCTTCCTACTCATGTCCTTAGAACACAAACTGTCTCGGAGAGCGGAGTACTCTTGATGTCTTTGAACTCTTTGTACAGAACTATTGCTGAGATTGTGTAGGTTCAACTTTCTGGTCAACTTAATTTCTCAAAAGTTAAGTGGGTTTACTTTTTCCAACATTCTGAAAGACCATAAAAGCAGTAAGCTTGAACGTAGGTGTCTGTCTGGACTTTGCAGCAGTTTCCTATTCGTTGCTAAGCAATAAGACCAAAACTATTTACTTTACATATTTAACGTTCTTGTCCTTTTTTAACCACTATATGCTGTTATAGCTAAATTCACATTCATATTCATGTTCACGTAGAAAAACAGTACATTTTCAAATGTAAAAATGACTCAAAGAGTAGAACTGACTGACAGATAGACTGACATTCCACACTCTTATCTGTAAACATTTACAAGCACTTGTATGCTACTTTCACCCAGAAGGATTTTGTATTGAGAGCCAGTAAAGAAATACTAACAATTTGAAAGATATATTATAACCACTTAGAAGAAATCAATAAATGCATAAATGAACAGGGCGTTTCCTTTTATATAATTTATCCCTTTTGGAAAGGCCAGGCTGGGTGTGTACCTCACAGCACCCTTTCCACACCTCTTGTCCACTTTGCACTTACCTCCTTAAAGGATTTTCTTTCAGTGGCCATGCTAGCTGATGCCATGGCCCAGAAATTTGAAAACCAGGCTCTTCTACACTCTTCTTTCTTTGAGAGCTCAGAGAGAGTCTAGATGGTGAGCGCAATCATGTGCTGGTGCTGACCAATGCCCGCTTACCATTGCAAGCATTAAAATGCTACACAGCCTCTGGTCTATGTACTGCATTTTCTAATGTCCAGTTGGCATGGACAGAGGAAGATAATCATTGAAGGGGGTAAGTGTAGTAGGTAAACGGGTAGTGGGAAGGGTGTTGTGAGTTAATTTGCCTTTTTATactttgtgaaaaggtgaactagcCCTTTAAGGCAACAAggtgaggaaggaaggaaaagaaaaaagggagtaATTAAAGAAAAAAGTTAGTTTTACATACAccgttaaagtaaatgtaaacctgattcatgaaatttgagctgggcacatatacacTATTTTCagggttttcttatctctcttcgaAGCACTATGTCTTGTGGCTTTCTCCTgccccattcttctgttatcagcctgataactcctgacaagttctccgccacatatgataaaagcagccggagttttgtgttggggagcatgctataaatagattaggagAGCTCTGAACTATTCAACGAACAGAGCTGAAAGGCTCTACCTATGagaagagggggtgtgtgcctttcttccaatcagttGTCTTGACTGTATGCcgaggcttcactgcagtgttgaaaaggaagagaaaatctcctaacactacgtgcactttctaaacaatatataaagctgaagacagcagatatacatgtaaaacttatgtagatggatttgtttcatccctgtgtatcatcggaGGCtgtccacttcactgggtatatgtgagggtttacattcactttaagcttTGAGCAACCAGCCAGGAGAAGgcatgcaaatatcaaaataccaAGATGGGTGGACATCAGTTTGGACAAGTGGACATTCCTAGACAGGATGCATTTGCATGTAGAATTCTCTAGTTACTACAAACATGTCatagtaaagctggtcatacattgttAACTTTTTTCGTTTGGTCAAcagtttcttttcattcaaccagcCACAAATGAGGTGGGTGGAGGAATCCCCCTCTCCtaatgggacattgtattctgacagcggcatCTAGTTGATTGGCTGCAGCTACTGattgagaacattttttttaaacatgtcccTTCAATAGAAGTTAATCAAATTCTGATGAGCAGGGGCAGCcgtacactgatcaaaatttgtctggttcctgctgaaccagacaaattttgattggcgtatggccagcttaagactccTTAATTGAAAGAACcgaaatccagtgaatgaaagaAGTGTTATCAGCCTGCAGCAGAAAGTGTAATTACTGCCCGGGTCTCcaggtaaaaaaattgcaaaacaaaaaattgaTTGATTACGTAAACTGTATACAGTAAGGCCAAACAAGTGAAAAATAGATTTAGATTTTATATCTATTTTAACCCAAAGAGAACCATGGGGATTACATGTATGTTATCTGACCCCTGCGGCTGCAATAGGTATAATGACGACCATTGGACAGGTTAgaaattaaagtgacattaaaggtttctttaaaaaaaaaaaaaaatagcaaacatgttatacttatctgctctgtgtaatggttttgcacagagcaaccctgatcctcccctttttgggtaccctgctggcgctcctggctcctcttcttcagccagtgcccccaatagcaagccattttgtatgggggcacttgagcgtgctcactcctgagccctgctctatgcgtccataagacacatagagcagtggctcggcccagccccccgctctctcctcattggctcactggctgtgatcgacagTATCAGAAGctgatggctcccactgctgtctcagccaaggaAGAATGAGAGGCCTGGGAGAATCTGAGCTCATCTCTTGTGCACATTACTGGATGGAGAGGGAGCTCAGTTGAGTATTAGGGGGGCCTGGAGGGGGGGTGcaatgaacacagaaggttttttatatggGATATGGCTTCTATGGGATACAACTGTGTGCGTCTCCACAAGTCAAAAAGACTGACTACAAAGTTTTTGTGTACAGCTGACCTCACCATTCAGCCTTCAGTACTGTGTTTTCAATGCCACATAGCTACCTACATGGAAAATAGAACTATTTTTATCAGGATTAACCTCATCTGATTCAGAGTAGAGAAAGGCAAATCAACTGCGGCCATTTTTCCTCATAGAATGGCAAAAATCCTAGAAGAGTAgggtaacaaataattctgcgctgccaaaaaagaggaataagcagctaacacgaccaGTATGATGAAGGCATATAGTAATAAAACAGagaatatgtgtagcgctaaaagttcaacgtAAAAACAATGTCCAAATGATGTTGAAAGGTATCAAGGAAAACCCTGGAAGAAAAGTCCTCCATGCATATAGGACTCGTAAAATGGTCGATATAATTTCAGTGACTTCGTGTTAGGAACATATCAAAtatgtgacatctggagtgaacacaGAAGAGACACACCACCacgacaatagggaggcttaccagatcacgtagacccaagagggcatatgcccaactgggtcaaatcaggcttgggtggtgggtgatggtagatgttTCAGAAGAGTAGTAGGGATGAAAGTCCAAGGGCAGACA encodes:
- the LOC141109882 gene encoding olfactory receptor 11A1-like → MSRKNQTGVTEFLLLGFGSLGGFRVILFVLCLLVYVMTLLGNITIIILILTSQLLHSPMYFFLCHLSFSDMMLTSDIVPNLLHIILEEGRTMPFIECITQFQLFGASTGTECLLLTVMSYDRYLAICDPLSYLPVMGTKLKQHLVAWSWVLSFAITLTIALLMSNLHFCGPNIIDHFFCDYVPILRLSCSDTRLLQIVDLILTAPVTLLPFILIIISYICISIVIVKIPNGTGRQKAFSTCSSHLTVVCIFYLSLMSIYLIPSSGNSVTALKILSLLYTVITPSLNPLIYSLRNQEIKTTFIKMFCFRYKI